A genomic stretch from Candidatus Omnitrophota bacterium includes:
- a CDS encoding argininosuccinate synthase gives MKKVVLAYSGGLDTSCAIKWLNLKGFDVVCFSADLGQGEDFAAIEERALKAGARKVYVKNLVEEFVSDFVLPSLKAGAVYEGKYLLATALGRPLIAKYLVEVAHKEKAGFVSHGCTGKGNDQVRIELGVNMLDPSLKIIAPLRDWEFKSRDEEIEYARKHCIPIDVTKKKPYSIDKNIWGISIEAGVLEDAYAMPPEDAYQMTVSPQKAPSVPRYIEVYFERGVPVKIDGKKYKTPALINELNAIGARHGVGRCDLVENRLVGIKSREIYEAPAATVLHTAHKELEALVLDRELAHFKQGVSQKYAELVYYGLWYSGLKDGLDAFIGTTQKNVTGAVMLRLFKGSCDAVGRKSPHSLYNKELATYGEEDKFEHKLAEGFIKLWGLPYRSKR, from the coding sequence ATGAAGAAGGTTGTATTGGCTTATTCAGGCGGGCTTGATACATCTTGCGCCATAAAGTGGCTCAATTTGAAAGGGTTTGATGTTGTCTGTTTCAGCGCCGACCTCGGCCAGGGCGAGGATTTTGCCGCTATTGAGGAGCGCGCCCTTAAAGCCGGCGCCAGAAAGGTATATGTAAAGAACCTTGTAGAGGAGTTTGTTTCTGATTTCGTGCTTCCTTCTTTGAAGGCGGGGGCTGTGTATGAAGGCAAGTACCTGCTGGCTACCGCGTTGGGCAGGCCGTTGATCGCCAAATATCTGGTAGAGGTCGCCCATAAAGAGAAGGCGGGCTTTGTTTCGCACGGATGCACCGGCAAGGGGAATGATCAGGTGAGGATCGAGCTTGGCGTAAATATGCTTGACCCGTCTCTTAAGATCATCGCGCCGCTAAGGGATTGGGAGTTCAAGTCGCGGGATGAAGAAATAGAGTATGCCAGGAAACACTGCATACCCATAGACGTAACAAAGAAGAAGCCGTACAGTATAGATAAGAATATCTGGGGGATCAGCATAGAGGCGGGCGTGCTTGAGGATGCCTATGCCATGCCTCCGGAAGACGCCTATCAGATGACGGTCTCGCCTCAGAAGGCGCCCAGCGTGCCCAGATACATTGAGGTATATTTTGAGAGAGGAGTTCCGGTAAAAATAGACGGGAAAAAGTACAAGACGCCCGCGCTCATAAATGAACTTAACGCGATAGGGGCCAGGCACGGCGTGGGAAGGTGCGACCTGGTAGAGAACAGGCTTGTGGGCATCAAATCACGCGAGATCTATGAGGCGCCGGCTGCTACCGTACTGCATACCGCCCATAAGGAGCTTGAGGCGCTTGTGCTTGACAGGGAGTTGGCGCATTTTAAGCAGGGCGTATCTCAGAAATACGCGGAGTTGGTGTATTATGGGCTATGGTATTCCGGCCTGAAAGACGGGCTTGACGCGTTTATCGGCACGACCCAGAAGAATGTCACGGGGGCCGTGATGCTGCGGCTTTTTAAGGGTAGCTGCGATGCCGTAGGCAGAAAGTCACCGCATTCCTTATACAATAAGGAGCTGGCGACCTACGGCGAAGAGGATAAGTTTGAGCATAAATTGGCAGAGGGTTTTATAAAGCTCTGGGGCCTGCCGTACAGGAGTAAAAGATGA
- a CDS encoding aspartate dehydrogenase has product MKRLRIGIIGCGAIGSYLAKVIVRDLSGRAVLVSIYDTDTSKAERLASELGGKAIIEKSAAHLIRRVDLIVEAASASASAGIARDALNLKKDIMVMSVGGLLGCYDELLALADRNNCRVYIPSGAVCGIDGIKAQRLAGIKSVRLTTRKYAGTFKDVPYVRENNITLDGLSEDKVIFEGSAKEAVRHFPRNINVAATLSLAGIGAENTRVRIVASPALENNIHEIEIDGAAGKIFVRTENITHPDNPKTSFMAVLSAVEALRDVLGNVRIGT; this is encoded by the coding sequence ATGAAGCGTTTAAGAATAGGTATAATCGGATGCGGGGCGATAGGCAGTTATCTCGCGAAGGTGATCGTCAGGGATCTTTCCGGGCGCGCCGTGCTCGTTTCCATATACGATACTGATACTTCAAAGGCAGAACGGCTGGCGTCTGAACTTGGCGGTAAGGCCATCATAGAGAAGTCGGCGGCGCACCTCATAAGGCGCGTTGACCTGATTGTGGAGGCAGCGTCCGCGTCCGCCTCGGCGGGCATAGCGCGCGATGCCCTTAATCTGAAAAAGGACATCATGGTCATGAGCGTGGGCGGGTTGCTGGGCTGCTACGATGAACTTCTGGCTCTGGCGGACAGGAATAATTGCCGTGTCTATATCCCCAGCGGCGCTGTATGCGGCATAGACGGGATCAAGGCGCAGCGTTTAGCCGGCATAAAGAGCGTGAGGTTGACCACGCGCAAATACGCCGGCACCTTTAAGGATGTGCCGTATGTGCGCGAGAACAATATAACGCTGGACGGGCTTAGCGAGGATAAGGTAATATTTGAAGGCAGCGCGAAGGAGGCAGTGAGGCATTTTCCCCGCAATATAAACGTTGCCGCTACTTTGAGTTTAGCCGGCATAGGCGCGGAAAATACCCGGGTGAGGATAGTGGCCTCACCGGCGCTGGAGAACAATATACACGAGATAGAGATAGACGGAGCGGCGGGAAAGATATTTGTTCGCACTGAGAACATAACGCATCCGGATAACCCCAAGACGAGCTTTATGGCAGTGCTCTCCGCGGTAGAGGCGCTGCGCGATGTTTTGGGCAACGTCAGGATAGGAACATAA
- the dapB gene encoding 4-hydroxy-tetrahydrodipicolinate reductase yields MIKLAVVGAGGRMGRRIIALANDDKEFNVICGIEKRGHSASGKDVEGVKISSGTDNIFMCDVVIDFSLADAFPGTLKAALQYGKPLVLGTTGLGAKEQKELEGASKKIPIVYSPNFSIGVNILFEEAANLAGKLGKDYDIEIVEAHHNKKKDAPSGTAKRFAQLLADASGKNIPVHAVRLGDIVGDHTIIFCGNSERIELTHRAHSRDLFAKGALKAAKWVVSRPAGLYTMKEVLG; encoded by the coding sequence ATGATAAAATTAGCGGTAGTCGGCGCTGGGGGCAGGATGGGCAGGCGCATCATTGCCTTAGCGAACGATGATAAGGAGTTTAACGTCATTTGCGGTATTGAAAAGAGGGGCCACTCCGCCTCCGGCAAGGACGTTGAAGGCGTGAAGATATCCAGCGGCACCGACAATATATTTATGTGCGATGTCGTCATAGATTTCAGCCTTGCCGACGCCTTTCCCGGGACACTGAAGGCCGCGCTGCAATATGGCAAGCCCCTGGTGCTGGGCACGACCGGCCTTGGCGCCAAAGAGCAGAAGGAGCTTGAGGGCGCCTCAAAAAAGATCCCCATCGTATATTCGCCTAATTTTTCAATAGGGGTGAATATTCTATTTGAAGAGGCGGCGAATTTAGCCGGAAAGCTGGGAAAGGACTACGATATAGAGATAGTGGAGGCGCACCACAACAAAAAGAAGGACGCGCCGAGCGGAACGGCAAAACGGTTTGCCCAACTGCTGGCGGACGCGTCGGGCAAGAACATACCGGTCCACGCGGTGCGGTTAGGCGATATAGTGGGAGACCACACAATAATTTTCTGCGGCAACAGCGAGCGCATAGAGCTCACGCACAGGGCGCATTCACGCGACCTGTTCGCCAAAGGCGCGCTAAAGGCGGCAAAATGGGTAGTTTCCCGTCCTGCCGGGCTCTACACTATGAAAGAGGTATTAGGGTAA
- the lysA gene encoding diaminopimelate decarboxylase, with amino-acid sequence MHDFKYKGKELYCEGVRLSELAEKYGTPLFVYSYKTLIGHYKKLRDAFRSVNPLICFSLKSNSNLAIARALVDAGAGVDIVSGGEMFRALKTGCSPKKIVYASVGKTGEEIKEAIRKGILLFNVESIPELKLISSMAVKAGRSVDISLRLNPDVKPRTHKYITTANKINKFGIDKETVKWIANNSREFPNINIAGLHLHIGSQIIDSKPFIEAIKKTIGLIHYLRIAGVGLKWLNIGGGLGIIYNNEEPQTAAEYARSVLPLINKTGLNIILEPGRFIVGNAGVLLTRVIYVKDTARKRFVIVDAGMNDLIRPALYEAYHDILPAVKNRMPAAGLKAADVVGPICESSDFLGKDRRLPELLPGDLLSVMGAGAYGFSMSSNYNSRCRCAEVMVAGKKMYLVRERESYSDLIRGEHVPEFLFASGL; translated from the coding sequence ATGCACGATTTCAAATACAAAGGAAAAGAGCTTTATTGCGAAGGCGTGAGGTTGTCGGAGCTGGCTGAAAAATACGGCACGCCGCTTTTTGTCTACAGCTATAAGACGCTGATAGGTCATTATAAAAAACTGCGCGATGCCTTCCGCAGCGTAAATCCGCTTATTTGCTTTTCATTAAAGTCAAATTCCAATCTTGCCATTGCCCGCGCTTTAGTGGACGCCGGAGCAGGCGTTGATATTGTTTCCGGCGGCGAGATGTTCAGGGCGCTAAAGACAGGATGCAGCCCCAAAAAGATCGTTTACGCCTCCGTGGGAAAGACAGGGGAGGAAATCAAAGAGGCGATACGCAAAGGCATCCTTTTGTTCAACGTGGAGTCAATACCCGAGCTTAAACTTATAAGCAGCATGGCCGTAAAGGCGGGCAGGAGTGTTGACATATCCCTGCGGTTAAACCCCGATGTCAAGCCGCGCACGCATAAATACATAACCACAGCGAATAAAATAAATAAATTCGGCATTGATAAGGAAACGGTAAAGTGGATCGCTAATAACTCGCGCGAGTTCCCAAATATAAACATAGCCGGGCTCCACCTGCATATCGGCTCTCAGATCATTGACAGCAAGCCGTTCATTGAGGCGATCAAGAAGACGATAGGCCTGATACATTATCTGAGGATCGCCGGCGTCGGCCTTAAATGGCTTAATATCGGCGGAGGCCTGGGTATCATCTACAATAACGAGGAGCCGCAGACCGCCGCTGAATACGCGCGCTCTGTCCTGCCTCTGATAAACAAAACCGGTTTGAATATCATACTTGAGCCGGGCAGGTTTATCGTCGGTAACGCCGGAGTGCTGCTTACGCGCGTTATTTATGTCAAGGATACGGCCCGCAAAAGGTTTGTCATAGTTGACGCGGGGATGAATGACCTTATAAGGCCGGCTCTTTATGAGGCATACCACGATATATTGCCGGCAGTAAAGAACAGGATGCCTGCCGCGGGCCTTAAGGCTGCCGATGTGGTCGGGCCAATTTGCGAAAGCAGCGATTTTCTCGGTAAGGACAGAAGATTACCGGAGCTTTTGCCGGGGGACCTGCTTTCAGTGATGGGCGCGGGGGCTTACGGTTTCAGCATGTCTTCAAATTACAATTCGCGCTGCCGCTGCGCGGAGGTAATGGTAGCGGGAAAGAAGATGTATCTGGTGAGGGAGAGGGAATCATACAGCGATTTGATCAGGGGCGAACACGTCCCTGAGTTCCTTTTTGCCTCAGGGTTATAA
- the dapF gene encoding diaminopimelate epimerase, with amino-acid sequence MKTIKFTKMVAAGNDFVVVEGNIPQPRKSAVKMCHRTSGIGADGMLLLSKGGKADVRMRVFNADGSEAEMCGNGARCACLYWAARTGKNNVAISTAAGRVSGRVNGSMVRIRLTEPRRLRMDIPIRLGQRGIKVNYIDTGVPHAVVFVEGLDKIDVPAIGRQIRYHGRFSPGGANADFVEVASKDRINIRTYERGVENETLACGTGAAASAIVTSIKLQGSDGRKKISVLTRGKEELKVYFNKTGGSISDVWLEGAVRVVYGGEYYV; translated from the coding sequence ATGAAGACAATCAAGTTCACAAAGATGGTGGCAGCGGGCAATGACTTCGTAGTGGTTGAGGGCAATATCCCGCAGCCGCGAAAGTCAGCCGTTAAAATGTGCCATAGGACTTCCGGCATAGGCGCGGACGGCATGCTTCTTTTAAGCAAAGGCGGGAAAGCGGATGTCAGAATGCGCGTATTCAACGCCGACGGTTCAGAAGCGGAGATGTGCGGCAACGGAGCAAGGTGCGCCTGCCTTTATTGGGCGGCCAGGACAGGGAAGAACAATGTAGCGATATCTACCGCTGCCGGCAGAGTGAGCGGCCGCGTCAACGGCAGTATGGTCAGAATAAGGTTAACCGAACCGCGCCGCCTCAGAATGGATATACCGATCCGATTAGGGCAGCGCGGCATAAAGGTGAATTACATAGATACAGGAGTGCCTCACGCGGTAGTATTTGTTGAGGGCCTTGATAAAATAGATGTTCCCGCTATCGGCAGGCAGATCAGGTATCACGGCAGATTTTCCCCCGGCGGCGCTAACGCCGATTTTGTGGAAGTCGCGTCCAAAGACAGGATAAACATAAGGACATATGAACGCGGCGTAGAAAATGAAACACTTGCCTGCGGAACAGGGGCGGCCGCGTCAGCGATAGTCACAAGCATAAAATTACAAGGCAGCGACGGCAGGAAAAAAATAAGCGTATTGACGAGAGGCAAAGAGGAATTAAAGGTTTATTTTAATAAGACAGGCGGCAGTATCAGCGATGTCTGGCTTGAGGGCGCTGTCAGAGTAGTTTATGGAGGGGAGTATTATGTTTAG
- the dapA gene encoding 4-hydroxy-tetrahydrodipicolinate synthase, which yields MFRGSIVALVTPFKNGKVDEAALKNLIEFQIKNGTSGIVPCGTTGESATLSPAEHSLVIELTVKLVNKRVPVIAGTGSNSTDEAIALTRHAADAGADGSLQVSPYYNRPTQKGLFEHFKAIADSVDIPIILYNIASRTGVNIEPETIYGLSRECKNIVGVKEASGNLEQMARVKLLCGEKFDLISGDDGLTLPVLSIGGTGIISVVANVVPRDTAEMVGSFEKGNIKKARQLHYRLLPLVKAMFMETNPIPVKTAMGLMKLCEPTLRLPMCPMSEGNFKRLKIVMKEYGLIK from the coding sequence ATGTTTAGGGGCTCTATTGTGGCGTTGGTCACGCCGTTTAAGAACGGCAAGGTTGATGAGGCGGCTCTTAAGAACTTAATAGAATTTCAGATCAAGAACGGCACTTCAGGTATAGTGCCTTGCGGCACAACGGGCGAATCCGCGACGCTTTCTCCCGCGGAGCATAGTTTAGTGATTGAGCTGACCGTAAAGCTTGTCAACAAACGCGTGCCGGTCATCGCCGGGACCGGTTCTAATTCCACGGATGAGGCGATAGCGCTGACCAGGCATGCCGCCGACGCGGGCGCGGACGGCTCTCTTCAGGTCTCTCCTTATTATAACAGGCCGACGCAGAAGGGGCTGTTTGAGCATTTTAAGGCGATAGCCGATTCTGTTGACATACCCATCATACTTTATAATATTGCCTCGCGCACAGGGGTTAACATAGAGCCGGAGACGATCTACGGATTGTCCAGGGAGTGCAAGAATATCGTCGGAGTAAAAGAGGCATCGGGGAACCTGGAGCAGATGGCGCGCGTAAAACTGTTATGCGGCGAAAAGTTTGACCTGATCTCCGGGGACGACGGGCTTACGCTGCCGGTATTGAGCATCGGCGGGACAGGGATCATTTCCGTGGTGGCGAATGTTGTCCCCCGCGATACGGCGGAAATGGTAGGCAGTTTTGAAAAAGGCAATATCAAAAAGGCCAGGCAGCTGCATTACAGGTTATTGCCTTTGGTCAAAGCGATGTTCATGGAAACCAATCCCATCCCGGTCAAGACGGCCATGGGCTTGATGAAATTGTGCGAGCCGACACTGCGGCTGCCGATGTGCCCGATGTCTGAAGGCAATTTCAAGAGATTAAAGATTGTAATGAAGGAATACGGGCTGATCAAATAA
- the panC gene encoding pantoate--beta-alanine ligase produces MRLIRSIASMRQYCLMARARGKTIGLVPTMGALHKGHLSLISRSREENGVSLVSIFVNPAQFVRGEDLKRYPRDLKGDLGLARRAGVDAVFCPRVKEIYPRGYRTYVEVEKISGVLCGKSRPGHFRGVTTIVAKLFNIVMPDVAYFGQKDAQQAVIIRRMARDLNIPVKIEVMPIVREPDGLAMSSRNIYLNSRQRREAAILCKSLKLAKEMAASGEREAKVIISAMRRLISGIGGARIDYIDIVHPDDLNEMRVIKGRALAVLAVRIGRTRLIDNMAIKA; encoded by the coding sequence ATGAGATTGATACGCAGCATAGCATCTATGCGGCAATATTGCCTGATGGCCAGGGCCAGGGGTAAGACGATAGGCCTTGTGCCGACTATGGGCGCCCTGCATAAAGGCCATCTTTCTCTCATCAGCAGGTCGCGCGAAGAGAACGGCGTTTCCCTGGTCAGTATATTCGTTAACCCGGCGCAGTTTGTCAGGGGGGAGGATCTGAAAAGATACCCCAGAGATCTTAAGGGCGATCTGGGCCTGGCAAGAAGGGCGGGGGTGGACGCGGTATTTTGCCCGCGGGTAAAGGAGATTTATCCCCGCGGATACAGGACATACGTTGAAGTTGAAAAAATAAGCGGTGTCCTCTGCGGTAAATCCAGGCCCGGCCACTTCAGGGGCGTTACAACGATAGTGGCAAAATTATTTAATATCGTAATGCCGGACGTTGCTTATTTCGGACAAAAGGACGCGCAGCAGGCGGTGATCATCCGCAGGATGGCCCGCGACCTGAATATTCCCGTTAAGATAGAGGTAATGCCGATAGTAAGGGAGCCGGACGGGCTGGCTATGAGCTCAAGGAATATTTATCTTAACAGCCGCCAGAGGCGGGAGGCGGCTATATTATGTAAGTCATTGAAGCTGGCTAAGGAAATGGCGGCGTCGGGAGAGCGCGAAGCAAAGGTCATAATATCGGCGATGAGGCGGCTCATATCGGGAATAGGCGGGGCCAGGATAGATTATATAGATATAGTCCATCCGGACGACTTAAACGAAATGAGGGTGATAAAGGGCAGGGCCCTGGCTGTTTTGGCTGTGCGTATAGGCCGGACGCGCCTGATAGATAATATGGCCATTAAAGCATGA
- the folK gene encoding 2-amino-4-hydroxy-6-hydroxymethyldihydropteridine diphosphokinase, translated as MAICYIGIGSNLGDREKNIKGSIRRMNRVDGISALKRSSIYETEPQGGPPQGKFLNACVKIRARLKPQDLLKALKSIEREMGRRKTARFGPRIIDLDILLYGNEKISRRGLKIPHPRMLERDFVLMPLKEIAPKIKI; from the coding sequence ATGGCTATCTGCTACATCGGTATCGGCTCCAATCTGGGCGACAGAGAAAAGAATATTAAAGGATCGATCAGAAGGATGAACCGCGTAGACGGCATAAGCGCGTTGAAGCGATCAAGCATTTATGAAACAGAGCCGCAAGGAGGCCCTCCTCAGGGTAAATTCCTGAATGCCTGTGTTAAGATACGCGCGCGACTTAAGCCGCAGGATTTATTGAAGGCGCTTAAGTCCATAGAGCGCGAAATGGGCCGCAGGAAAACAGCGCGTTTTGGGCCGCGCATCATAGACCTGGATATTTTACTTTACGGCAATGAGAAAATAAGCCGGAGAGGGCTGAAGATACCGCATCCGAGAATGCTTGAACGGGATTTTGTATTGATGCCGCTAAAAGAGATCGCGCCGAAGATAAAGATATGA
- a CDS encoding LL-diaminopimelate aminotransferase, giving the protein MPAISRKLKLLPPYLFLKIDEAKRKAVKEGRDIIDFGIGDPDQPTPGHIIDKLCRAAGDPLNHRYALDQGMPLLRRAIAEWYQKRFNVGIDPEKEVLPLIGSKEGIAHLPLAFLNTGDYSLIPDPCYPPYKGGTIFAGGKPHLLPLRGSNAFLPDLKKIPSGVLKRAKLIYVNYPNNPTSACAEKDFYRNLVKFAAKNNLIIVSDLAYSEIAYEGYKPCSLLEVDGAKQLTIEFHSLSKTYNMTGWRAGWACGNAQAIAALAKVKSNIDSGIFSAIQLAAAGALTGPQEHIEHMNGLYQERRDTLISGLSSLGWKVTPPRATFYVWLDIPERMDSIKFSALLLEKADIIATPGVGFGKYGEGYVRLALTVPVERIREAIGRLRKI; this is encoded by the coding sequence ATGCCTGCGATTTCCCGGAAACTTAAGCTGCTTCCTCCGTATTTGTTCCTTAAGATCGACGAGGCAAAACGGAAGGCCGTAAAAGAGGGCAGGGATATAATTGACTTTGGCATCGGCGACCCTGATCAGCCCACCCCCGGGCATATTATAGACAAACTCTGCCGGGCGGCAGGCGATCCCCTTAATCATCGTTATGCCTTAGACCAGGGTATGCCTCTGTTGCGCCGGGCGATCGCTGAATGGTATCAGAAAAGGTTTAACGTCGGCATTGACCCCGAAAAGGAAGTCCTGCCTTTGATCGGTTCAAAAGAAGGCATTGCCCACCTGCCTTTGGCATTTTTAAATACGGGCGACTATTCGCTCATCCCCGATCCCTGTTATCCCCCTTATAAAGGCGGCACTATATTCGCGGGCGGCAAGCCCCATCTTTTGCCTCTACGCGGATCAAACGCCTTCCTCCCGGACCTCAAAAAAATACCTTCAGGTGTCCTGAAAAGGGCTAAGCTGATTTACGTAAACTATCCCAACAATCCCACTTCTGCCTGCGCGGAGAAAGATTTCTACAGGAATTTAGTCAAGTTCGCCGCTAAAAACAATCTTATAATTGTCTCAGACCTTGCTTATTCAGAGATTGCTTATGAAGGATATAAGCCGTGCAGCCTGCTGGAGGTTGATGGCGCAAAACAGCTCACCATAGAATTCCATTCTTTGTCCAAGACCTATAATATGACCGGCTGGCGCGCGGGCTGGGCATGCGGAAACGCGCAGGCAATAGCGGCGCTGGCAAAGGTCAAATCAAACATTGATTCGGGCATATTCTCGGCAATACAGTTAGCCGCGGCCGGCGCGCTTACCGGCCCCCAGGAGCATATTGAACATATGAACGGGCTTTATCAGGAGAGGCGGGATACGCTGATATCCGGATTAAGCTCGCTGGGATGGAAGGTTACGCCTCCCCGGGCAACTTTTTATGTGTGGCTTGATATACCTGAGCGGATGGACTCTATAAAGTTTTCCGCTTTATTATTGGAAAAGGCGGATATCATAGCCACGCCGGGAGTTGGTTTCGGTAAATATGGAGAGGGATACGTGCGCCTCGCGTTGACCGTGCCTGTGGAGAGGATCAGGGAGGCGATTGGTAGATTGAGGAAGATATGA
- the argH gene encoding argininosuccinate lyase: MSKKLWGGRFSKKTDPLVEEFTKSIQYDYKIAEYDLLGSMAHVEILKRSKYLTYNEASKLDEALESIRNIVHAKNFKPINKSEDIHTYIQNELQKKVGNLVFKLHTARSRNDQVVFATKLYCKEEVIPCLEDNIRKLVIAIDGLVAKNKEIIMPGFTHLQHAQPVYLKDYLCAYEDMLRRDSKRLEGISKNMKITLGAGALAGTPIKADNYNKAALDFLKSHKGWAEEFNIEATANSLDSVSDRDFVIEIISALSILGMHLSRLAEDLIIWSTKEFDFIEIDEAFCTGSSLMPQKKNPDVLELIRGYTGRLYGNLVSVLTMMKGLPLTYNRDMQLDKEPLFNSFEIVSSELKVLAGLIKTLKFNKDKIEKQLKDESLYATDLVYYLVDKKMPFKQAHTIVGKLVKYSIDNAIQIKDMPEPLLKKFSNKFVKREVIKLFDPLVSVRSKKSIKR; the protein is encoded by the coding sequence ATGAGTAAGAAGTTGTGGGGAGGAAGATTTAGTAAGAAGACAGACCCGTTAGTGGAGGAATTTACTAAATCTATACAATACGATTATAAAATAGCTGAGTATGATTTATTGGGTTCGATGGCTCATGTGGAGATATTGAAAAGAAGTAAATATCTAACATATAATGAAGCATCTAAATTAGACGAGGCCCTTGAGTCCATTCGCAATATAGTCCATGCAAAAAATTTTAAACCGATTAACAAGAGCGAAGATATACATACCTATATCCAAAATGAATTACAGAAAAAAGTAGGGAATTTGGTTTTTAAACTCCATACCGCCAGATCCAGAAACGATCAGGTGGTATTCGCTACTAAATTGTATTGTAAAGAAGAGGTGATTCCTTGTTTAGAAGACAATATTAGAAAGTTGGTAATAGCAATAGATGGTTTAGTCGCTAAAAACAAAGAAATCATTATGCCTGGTTTTACTCACTTACAACACGCCCAACCTGTTTATTTGAAGGATTATCTTTGTGCTTATGAGGACATGCTTAGGAGGGATTCTAAAAGATTAGAGGGCATTTCTAAAAATATGAAGATAACCTTGGGCGCAGGTGCTTTAGCAGGGACACCGATTAAGGCGGATAATTATAATAAAGCGGCTTTAGATTTCTTAAAGAGCCATAAGGGATGGGCCGAAGAATTCAATATAGAAGCTACAGCAAACTCGCTAGATTCAGTAAGCGACAGGGATTTTGTGATCGAGATTATCAGCGCCCTGTCTATTTTGGGGATGCATCTTTCAAGGTTGGCTGAGGACTTAATCATCTGGTCAACTAAGGAATTTGATTTTATTGAGATAGATGAGGCATTCTGCACAGGCAGTTCCCTTATGCCGCAGAAGAAGAATCCCGACGTGTTAGAGTTGATAAGGGGATATACAGGAAGATTATACGGTAATTTAGTAAGTGTTTTGACAATGATGAAGGGGCTTCCATTGACGTACAACAGGGATATGCAATTAGATAAGGAGCCGCTATTCAATTCCTTTGAAATAGTTTCCAGCGAGTTAAAGGTCTTGGCAGGCTTGATCAAGACCTTAAAATTCAACAAAGATAAGATTGAAAAGCAGCTTAAGGACGAATCGCTTTACGCTACCGATCTAGTATATTACCTCGTTGATAAAAAAATGCCTTTTAAGCAGGCACATACTATTGTTGGAAAATTGGTTAAGTATTCAATAGATAATGCAATTCAGATAAAGGATATGCCGGAACCTTTATTGAAAAAATTTTCCAATAAATTTGTGAAGAGGGAAGTAATAAAGTTATTCGATCCATTGGTTTCAGTCAGATCTAAAAAGTCGATTAAACGATAA